The DNA sequence tctattataattactcttgcttctaccacggctacggctgctattcttgtaacttttccttctatcgcgactatcactcttactgtctattcaattacggttacgggttctactattgcaactcccgctgttcctgccgtccttgctgcttttaacatgctcgttattactcctacggctactactacacctgtgtttactgccgcttctacaaatatcgccactgcggcccctacgcttcctattcttgctatccactccgtccttgctgctctcgccattccagctgctcctgctgtcctcgctgctcctgctctcgctaattacgctcctactatttccgcccttactgctcttactcctgcagcttttactcttaatgcgcctactcctacggttactgctcttattgctgctactcttaatgctctagctctcactgctattgctctcgctactctcgctattcttgctactactactgtccctgctgtcgccaacctcgcttctatcgctatccttactgcgaccactctccctgctcctattattttcgctgcttgtaacaccctcgttgctgccgcctttaaagctcctacccttgctactcctgctattcttactgctcctgctcctacggctcttacttctacgtcctgctcttgctactcttactcctaccgctcttactcctccgcattccgcaatcctccctattactgcttctgctctcgccacttcctctatctctactatccccgtccttcttgctgctctcgctttcccgctgttcccgctgtctctactgctctcttctgccccttacctcctacgcctcctccacctgcggtaactgcggtttcggcggccgctaccgctcctcttgtcgctgctcttactaccct is a window from the Pyrenophora tritici-repentis strain M4 chromosome 7, whole genome shotgun sequence genome containing:
- a CDS encoding membrane protein translates to MLVITPTATTTPVFTAASTNIATAAPTLPILAIHSVLAALAIPAAPAVLAAPALANYAPTISALTALTPAAFTLNAPTPTVTALIAATLNALALTAIALATLAILATTTVPAVANLASIAILTATTLPAPIIFAACNTLVAAAFKAPTLATPAILTAPAPTALTSTSCSCYSYSYRSYSSAFRNPPYYCFCSRHFLYLYYPRPSCCSRFPAVPAVSTALFCPLPPTPPPPAVTAVSAAATAPLVAALTTLATFAFLAALNIFAINPTASVLAAPDTLTISTVLTLSLVLVTCTALNILITTPTTPAPVAASAPAILAAYNILTSTSYLLQLIYTSGYCYCYCYSPTFAILATLTVLTILAVLTILAVLIILAASLSLQSSLSSLSSLLPLSLQSSLSSLSSLLPLSFLPLLPLLSSLFPLSLQSLQLT